In Nasonia vitripennis strain AsymCx unplaced genomic scaffold, Nvit_psr_1.1 unplaced0002, whole genome shotgun sequence, the following are encoded in one genomic region:
- the LOC100118293 gene encoding DNA-directed RNA polymerases I, II, and III subunit RPABC4 isoform X5, which produces MESNKTDNTPKQTMVYICGECHHDNEIRPRDPIRCRECGYRIMYKKRTKRLVVFDAR; this is translated from the exons ATGGAATCGAATAAAACTGATAACACTCCAAAGCAAACTATGGTTTACATTTGTGGTG AGTGCCATCATGATAATGAAATTCGTCCAAGAGATCCTATACGCTGTAGAGAATGTGGTTATCgaataatgtacaaaaaacgTACTAAGAGAC TTGTTGTATTTGATGCTCGATAA
- the LOC100118293 gene encoding DNA-directed RNA polymerases I, II, and III subunit RPABC4 isoform X6 gives MESNKTDNTPKQTMVYICECHHDNEIRPRDPIRCRECGYRIMYKKRTKRLVVFDAR, from the exons ATGGAATCGAATAAAACTGATAACACTCCAAAGCAAACTATGGTTTACATTTGTG AGTGCCATCATGATAATGAAATTCGTCCAAGAGATCCTATACGCTGTAGAGAATGTGGTTATCgaataatgtacaaaaaacgTACTAAGAGAC TTGTTGTATTTGATGCTCGATAA